In a genomic window of Vigna angularis cultivar LongXiaoDou No.4 chromosome 6, ASM1680809v1, whole genome shotgun sequence:
- the LOC108343246 gene encoding long chain acyl-CoA synthetase 8 isoform X1 — MVDQNSSSSWLKCLNNMSSMVMRNDHGGVTVEVGGEEGYAVRNARKKELVEVPWKGAPTMAHLFEQSCEQFNHNPFLGTRKLLQKEFVQSSDGRRFEKVHLGDYEWKTYGEVFACVCNFGSGIIKLGHSVDSRVAIFSDTRAEWLIALQGCFRQNVTVVTIYATLGEDALVHSLNETEVSTLICESKLLKKLNAIRSRLVSIQNVIYLEDDNSDEDAFSGSLSNWTIASFSEVEKLGKENPVEPNLPSKNAIAVIMYTSGSTGLPKGVMITHGNMVATTAAVMTVIPNLGSKDVYMAYLPLAHVFEMAAESVMLTAGCAIGYSSILTLTDSSSKIKKGTRGDANVLKPTLLAAVPAIIDRIRDGVVKKVEDRGGLVKNLFHFAYQRRLTAVKGSWLGAWGLEKLVWETIVFKKIRAALGGKLRYMLCGGAPLSKDSQNFINICMGRVTIGQAYGLTETFAGATFSEWYDHKVGRVGPPLPCSYIKLVSWEEGGYLTSDKPMPRGEIVVGGFSVTAGYFKNQEKTDEVFKVDEHGMRWFYTGDIGQCHPDGCLEIIDRKKDIVKLQHGEYVSLGKVEAALSSCDYVDNIMVYADPFYNYCVALVVACNHSLEKWAQQAGIEYKDFPDMCNKQETVTEVLRSISKVAKATKLVKSEIPAKIKLLPDPWTPESGLVTNALKIKREQLKAKFKDDLQNLYV; from the exons ATGGTGGATCAAAATAGTAGTTCCTCATGGTTAAAATGCCTGAACAATATGAGTAGCATGGTTATGAGGAACGACCATGGAGGTGTGACTGTGGAAGTCGGTGGTGAGGAAGGTTATGCAGTGCGCAATGCTCGAAAAAAGGAGTTGGTTGAAGTTCCTTGGAAAGGGGCACCAACCATGGCTCATCTCTTTGAGCAATCCTGTGAACAATTCAACCACAATCCATTTCTTGGTACAAGAAAATTACTGCAAAAGGAGTTTGTTCAATCTAGTGATGGCAGAAGGTTTGAGAAGGTTCACTTGGGAGACTATGAATGGAAAACCTATGGAGAGGTGTTTGCTTGTGTGTGCAATTTTGGTTCTGGAATTATCAAGTTAGGGCACAGTGTAGATAGCCGTGTTGCCATTTTCTCTGATACAAGGGCTGAGTGGCTCATTGCCCTTCAG GGTTGCTTCAGGCAGAATGTAACAGTTGTTACTATTTATGCTACACTTGGTGAAGATGCCTTGGTCCATTCGCTAAACGAG ACTGAAGTGTCTACTCTGATATGCGAGTCCAAATTGTTGAAGAAGTTGAATGCAATCAGATCAAGACTAGTCTCTATCCAAAATGTCATTTACTTGGAAGATGATAACAGTGATGAAGATGCTTTCTCAGGAAGTTTGAGCAACTGGACAATTGCCTCTTTTAGTGAAGTTGAGAAACTTGGTAAAGAAAATCCTGTTGAACCAAACTTGCCTTCCAAGAATGCCATTGCGGTTATCATGTACACAAGTGGCAGTACAGGTCTGCCAAAG GGTGTTATGATTACTCATGGGAATATGGTAGCCACAACAGCAGCTGTTATGACAGTGATTCCAAATTTAGGTAGCAAGGATGTGTACATGGCATACTTGCCCCTTGCTCATGTTTTTGAGATGGCAGCAGAG TCTGTTATGCTAACTGCAGGTTGTGCCATCGGTTACAGCTCTATTCTGACTTTGACTGACTCATCCAGTAAAATCAAGAAAGGAACCAGGGGAGATGCCAATGTTTTAAAGCCCACCCTTTTGGCAGCTGTACCTGCTATTATTGATCGTATTCGGGATGGAGTTGTAAAGAAG GTTGAGGATAGAGGGGGGCTTGTGAagaatctttttcattttgcatATCAGCGCAGACTGACAGCTGTAAAAGGAAGCTGGCTTGGAGCATGGGGATTGGAGAAGTTGGTGTGGGAAACCATTGTCTTTAAGAAAATCCGTGCTGCACTTGGAGGAAAACTCCGTTACATGCTTTGTGGGGGAGCCCCTTTATCTAAAGATTCACAAAACTTTATCAATATCTGCATGGG CAGGGTTACTATTGGGCAAGCATATGGCCTGACTGAAACATTTGCAGGGGCTACATTCTCAGAGTGGTACGACCACAAGGTGGGGCGTGTTGGTCCACCTCTTCCTTGTTCCTACATTAAG CTTGTTTCTTGGGAAGAGGGAGGGTATTTGACATCAGACAAACCAATGCCGCGTGGAGAGATTGTAGTTGGGGGATTCAGTGTAACCGCTGGTTATTTTAAGAATCAAGAAAAAACTGATGAAGTGTTCAAG GTTGATGAGCATGGTATGCGTTGGTTTTATACTGGTGATATTGGACAATGCCATCCTGATGGGTGTCTTGAGATCATAGATAGGAAGAAGGACATTGTCAAACTTCAGCATGGAGAATATGTCTCTCTTGGAAAG GTTGAGGCAGCATTATCATCATGTGATTATGTGGATAATATAATGGTTTATGCAGACCCCTTTTACAATTACTGTGTGGCTCTAGTCGTTGCTTGTAATCATTCCCTGGAAAAGTGGGCCCAACAAGCTGGTATTGAGTACAAAGATTTTCCTGATATGTGTAACAAACAGGAAACTGTCACCGAGGTCCTACGATCTATTTCTAAG
- the LOC108343246 gene encoding long chain acyl-CoA synthetase 8 isoform X2, with protein MVDQNSSSSWLKCLNNMSSMVMRNDHGGVTVEVGGEEGYAVRNARKKELVEVPWKGAPTMAHLFEQSCEQFNHNPFLGTRKLLQKEFVQSSDGRRFEKVHLGDYEWKTYGEVFACVCNFGSGIIKLGHSVDSRVAIFSDTRAEWLIALQGCFRQNVTVVTIYATLGEDALVHSLNETEVSTLICESKLLKKLNAIRSRLVSIQNVIYLEDDNSDEDAFSGSLSNWTIASFSEVEKLGKENPVEPNLPSKNAIAVIMYTSGSTGLPKGVMITHGNMVATTAAVMTVIPNLGSKDVYMAYLPLAHVFEMAAESVMLTAGCAIGYSSILTLTDSSSKIKKGTRGDANVLKPTLLAAVPAIIDRIRDGVVKKVEDRGGLVKNLFHFAYQRRLTAVKGSWLGAWGLEKLVWETIVFKKIRAALGGKLRYMLCGGAPLSKDSQNFINICMGVTIGQAYGLTETFAGATFSEWYDHKVGRVGPPLPCSYIKLVSWEEGGYLTSDKPMPRGEIVVGGFSVTAGYFKNQEKTDEVFKVDEHGMRWFYTGDIGQCHPDGCLEIIDRKKDIVKLQHGEYVSLGKVEAALSSCDYVDNIMVYADPFYNYCVALVVACNHSLEKWAQQAGIEYKDFPDMCNKQETVTEVLRSISKVAKATKLVKSEIPAKIKLLPDPWTPESGLVTNALKIKREQLKAKFKDDLQNLYV; from the exons ATGGTGGATCAAAATAGTAGTTCCTCATGGTTAAAATGCCTGAACAATATGAGTAGCATGGTTATGAGGAACGACCATGGAGGTGTGACTGTGGAAGTCGGTGGTGAGGAAGGTTATGCAGTGCGCAATGCTCGAAAAAAGGAGTTGGTTGAAGTTCCTTGGAAAGGGGCACCAACCATGGCTCATCTCTTTGAGCAATCCTGTGAACAATTCAACCACAATCCATTTCTTGGTACAAGAAAATTACTGCAAAAGGAGTTTGTTCAATCTAGTGATGGCAGAAGGTTTGAGAAGGTTCACTTGGGAGACTATGAATGGAAAACCTATGGAGAGGTGTTTGCTTGTGTGTGCAATTTTGGTTCTGGAATTATCAAGTTAGGGCACAGTGTAGATAGCCGTGTTGCCATTTTCTCTGATACAAGGGCTGAGTGGCTCATTGCCCTTCAG GGTTGCTTCAGGCAGAATGTAACAGTTGTTACTATTTATGCTACACTTGGTGAAGATGCCTTGGTCCATTCGCTAAACGAG ACTGAAGTGTCTACTCTGATATGCGAGTCCAAATTGTTGAAGAAGTTGAATGCAATCAGATCAAGACTAGTCTCTATCCAAAATGTCATTTACTTGGAAGATGATAACAGTGATGAAGATGCTTTCTCAGGAAGTTTGAGCAACTGGACAATTGCCTCTTTTAGTGAAGTTGAGAAACTTGGTAAAGAAAATCCTGTTGAACCAAACTTGCCTTCCAAGAATGCCATTGCGGTTATCATGTACACAAGTGGCAGTACAGGTCTGCCAAAG GGTGTTATGATTACTCATGGGAATATGGTAGCCACAACAGCAGCTGTTATGACAGTGATTCCAAATTTAGGTAGCAAGGATGTGTACATGGCATACTTGCCCCTTGCTCATGTTTTTGAGATGGCAGCAGAG TCTGTTATGCTAACTGCAGGTTGTGCCATCGGTTACAGCTCTATTCTGACTTTGACTGACTCATCCAGTAAAATCAAGAAAGGAACCAGGGGAGATGCCAATGTTTTAAAGCCCACCCTTTTGGCAGCTGTACCTGCTATTATTGATCGTATTCGGGATGGAGTTGTAAAGAAG GTTGAGGATAGAGGGGGGCTTGTGAagaatctttttcattttgcatATCAGCGCAGACTGACAGCTGTAAAAGGAAGCTGGCTTGGAGCATGGGGATTGGAGAAGTTGGTGTGGGAAACCATTGTCTTTAAGAAAATCCGTGCTGCACTTGGAGGAAAACTCCGTTACATGCTTTGTGGGGGAGCCCCTTTATCTAAAGATTCACAAAACTTTATCAATATCTGCATGGG GGTTACTATTGGGCAAGCATATGGCCTGACTGAAACATTTGCAGGGGCTACATTCTCAGAGTGGTACGACCACAAGGTGGGGCGTGTTGGTCCACCTCTTCCTTGTTCCTACATTAAG CTTGTTTCTTGGGAAGAGGGAGGGTATTTGACATCAGACAAACCAATGCCGCGTGGAGAGATTGTAGTTGGGGGATTCAGTGTAACCGCTGGTTATTTTAAGAATCAAGAAAAAACTGATGAAGTGTTCAAG GTTGATGAGCATGGTATGCGTTGGTTTTATACTGGTGATATTGGACAATGCCATCCTGATGGGTGTCTTGAGATCATAGATAGGAAGAAGGACATTGTCAAACTTCAGCATGGAGAATATGTCTCTCTTGGAAAG GTTGAGGCAGCATTATCATCATGTGATTATGTGGATAATATAATGGTTTATGCAGACCCCTTTTACAATTACTGTGTGGCTCTAGTCGTTGCTTGTAATCATTCCCTGGAAAAGTGGGCCCAACAAGCTGGTATTGAGTACAAAGATTTTCCTGATATGTGTAACAAACAGGAAACTGTCACCGAGGTCCTACGATCTATTTCTAAG